The Cricetulus griseus strain 17A/GY chromosome 9, alternate assembly CriGri-PICRH-1.0, whole genome shotgun sequence genome has a segment encoding these proteins:
- the Znf569 gene encoding zinc finger protein 569 isoform X1: MTEPKGTVTFKDVAIDFTPEEWKQLDPIQRNLYRNVMLENYNNLITVGSPLTKPDVIFKLEQEEEPCIVEKEMVKRHSPGEIWGSDEHQKTQNKLLRQVFKETAADEANECPKKFANPFPLTADSIPSRHNRYDHDCFGKCLENNLDDHNNVKCSMTEEHFEYDDDMKSFNNRSPYFVVTPFKCNHCGKGFSQTLDLIRHLRIHTGGKLYECHQCGKGFSLKEKLINHHKLHSREQCYECNECGKTFIKMSNLIRHQRIHTGEKPYACKECGKSFSQKSNLIDHEKIHSGEKPYECNECGKSFSQKQSLVAHQKVHTGEKPYACNECGKAFPRIASLALHMRSHTGEKPYKCDKCGKSFSQFSMLIIHVRVHTGEKPYECNECGKAFSQSSALTVHIRSHTGEKPYECKECRKSFSHKKNFITHQKIHTREKPYGCNECGKAFIQMSNLVRHQRIHTGEKPYICKECGKAFSQKSNLIAHEKIHSGEKPYECNECGKAFSQKQNFITHQKVHTGEKPYDCNKCGKAFSQIASLTLHLRSHTGEKPYECDKCGKAFSQCSLLNLHMRSHTGEKPYVCNECGKAFSQRTSLIVHMRGHTGEKPYECNKCGKAFSQSSSLTIHIRGHTGEKPFDCSKCGKAFSQISSLTLHMRKHTGEKPYNCIECGKAFSQKSHLVRHQRIHTH, encoded by the exons atgacGGAGCCCAAG GGAACAGTGACATTCAAAGATGTGGCTATTGATTTCACCCCTGAAGAATGGAAGCAATTGGATCCTATTCAGAGGAACCTATATCGGAATGTGATGCTAGAGAATTATAACAACTTAATCACAGTGG GCTCTCCACTTACCAAACCTGATGTGATTTTCAAGTTGGAACAAGAGGAAGAGCCATGtattgtggagaaagaaatggtAAAGAGACACAGTCCAG GTGAAATTTGGGGAAGTGATGAGCACCAGAAAACCCAGAACAAACTCTTGAGACAAGTTTTCAAGGAAACAGCGGCTGATGAAGCCAATGAATGTCCTAAGAAATTTGCAAATCCATTTCCTCTGACTGCCGATTCCATTCCTTCCAGACACAATCGCTACGATCATGACTGCTTTGGAAAGTGTTTAGAAAATAATCTTGATGATCATAATAATGTAAAATGCTCAATGACAGAGGAACATTTTGAATATGACGATGATATGAAATCGTTTAATAATAGGTCTCCCTATTTTGTAGTGACCCCCTTTAAGTGTAATCACTGTGGAAAAGGCTTTAGTCAAACCCTGGACCTTATCAGACACCTGAGAATTCATACTGGTGGGAAACTCTATGAATGCCACCAATGTGGAAAAGGTTTTAGCCTCAAGGAAAAGCTTATTAATCATCATAAACTTCATAGTAGGGAACAGTGTTATGAGTGTAATGAATGTGGGAAAACTTTCATTAAAATGTCAAATCTCATTAGACATCAacgaattcatactggagagaaaccgtaTGCATGCAAGGAGTGTGGGAAATCCTTCAGCCAGAAATCTAATCTCATTGATCATGAAAAAATTCATAGTGGTGAGAAACCTTACGAGTGCAATGAGTGTGGAAAATCCTTCAGCCAAAAACAAAGCCTCGTTGCACATCAAAAagttcacactggggagaaaccttATGCATGTAatgaatgtggcaaagccttccctcGAATTGCTTCCCTTGCTCTTCACATGAGAAGTCACACAGGAGAAAAACCTTATAAATGTGATAAATGTGGAAAATCCTTTTCTCAGTTTTCCATGCTAATTATTCACGTGAGAGTCCACACAGGCGAGAAACCCTACGAATGCAacgagtgtgggaaagccttctctCAGAGCTCAGCACTAACTGTACATATTAGAAGTCACACGGGtgagaagccctatgaatgtaagGAATGCAGGAAATCCTTCAGCCACAAGAAAAACTTCATTACACATCAGAAAATCCACACCAGAGAGAAACCGTATGGCTGTAacgagtgtgggaaagccttcattCAGATGTCAAATCTTGTCAGgcatcagagaattcatactggagaaaaaccttaCATATGTAAGGAATGTGGCAAAGCTTTTAGCCAGAAATCAAATCTCATTGCTCATGAAAAAATTCATTctggggagaaaccctatgaGTGTAATGagtgtggaaaagccttcagCCAGAAACAAAACTTTATTACCCACCAGAAAGTTCACACCGGAGAGAAACCTTACGATTGTAAcaaatgtggcaaagccttctcTCAGATTGCGTCCCTGACTCTCCACTTGAGAAGTCACACAGGAGAAAAACCTTATGAATGTGAcaagtgtgggaaagccttctctCAGTGCTCGTTACTCAATTTACATATGCGAAGTCACACAGGCGAGAAGCCGTACGTCTGtaatgaatgtgggaaagccttctctCAAAGAACTTCCCTGATCGTGCACATGAGAGGCCACACtggtgagaaaccctatgaatgtaataaatgtgggaaagccttctccCAGAGCTCATCCCTTACTATACACATCCGCGGGCACACAGGCGAGAAACCCTTCGACTGCAGCAAATGTGGAAAAGCCTTCTCTCAGATCTCATCTCTTACTCTTCATATGAGGAAGCACACAGGAGAAAAGCCCTATAACTGCATTGAGTGTGGCAAGGCTTTCAGCCAAAAGTCACACCTCGTTAGACACCAGAGAATCCACACTCACTAG
- the Znf569 gene encoding zinc finger protein 569 isoform X2 produces MYCGERNGEIWGSDEHQKTQNKLLRQVFKETAADEANECPKKFANPFPLTADSIPSRHNRYDHDCFGKCLENNLDDHNNVKCSMTEEHFEYDDDMKSFNNRSPYFVVTPFKCNHCGKGFSQTLDLIRHLRIHTGGKLYECHQCGKGFSLKEKLINHHKLHSREQCYECNECGKTFIKMSNLIRHQRIHTGEKPYACKECGKSFSQKSNLIDHEKIHSGEKPYECNECGKSFSQKQSLVAHQKVHTGEKPYACNECGKAFPRIASLALHMRSHTGEKPYKCDKCGKSFSQFSMLIIHVRVHTGEKPYECNECGKAFSQSSALTVHIRSHTGEKPYECKECRKSFSHKKNFITHQKIHTREKPYGCNECGKAFIQMSNLVRHQRIHTGEKPYICKECGKAFSQKSNLIAHEKIHSGEKPYECNECGKAFSQKQNFITHQKVHTGEKPYDCNKCGKAFSQIASLTLHLRSHTGEKPYECDKCGKAFSQCSLLNLHMRSHTGEKPYVCNECGKAFSQRTSLIVHMRGHTGEKPYECNKCGKAFSQSSSLTIHIRGHTGEKPFDCSKCGKAFSQISSLTLHMRKHTGEKPYNCIECGKAFSQKSHLVRHQRIHTH; encoded by the exons ATGtattgtggagaaagaaatg GTGAAATTTGGGGAAGTGATGAGCACCAGAAAACCCAGAACAAACTCTTGAGACAAGTTTTCAAGGAAACAGCGGCTGATGAAGCCAATGAATGTCCTAAGAAATTTGCAAATCCATTTCCTCTGACTGCCGATTCCATTCCTTCCAGACACAATCGCTACGATCATGACTGCTTTGGAAAGTGTTTAGAAAATAATCTTGATGATCATAATAATGTAAAATGCTCAATGACAGAGGAACATTTTGAATATGACGATGATATGAAATCGTTTAATAATAGGTCTCCCTATTTTGTAGTGACCCCCTTTAAGTGTAATCACTGTGGAAAAGGCTTTAGTCAAACCCTGGACCTTATCAGACACCTGAGAATTCATACTGGTGGGAAACTCTATGAATGCCACCAATGTGGAAAAGGTTTTAGCCTCAAGGAAAAGCTTATTAATCATCATAAACTTCATAGTAGGGAACAGTGTTATGAGTGTAATGAATGTGGGAAAACTTTCATTAAAATGTCAAATCTCATTAGACATCAacgaattcatactggagagaaaccgtaTGCATGCAAGGAGTGTGGGAAATCCTTCAGCCAGAAATCTAATCTCATTGATCATGAAAAAATTCATAGTGGTGAGAAACCTTACGAGTGCAATGAGTGTGGAAAATCCTTCAGCCAAAAACAAAGCCTCGTTGCACATCAAAAagttcacactggggagaaaccttATGCATGTAatgaatgtggcaaagccttccctcGAATTGCTTCCCTTGCTCTTCACATGAGAAGTCACACAGGAGAAAAACCTTATAAATGTGATAAATGTGGAAAATCCTTTTCTCAGTTTTCCATGCTAATTATTCACGTGAGAGTCCACACAGGCGAGAAACCCTACGAATGCAacgagtgtgggaaagccttctctCAGAGCTCAGCACTAACTGTACATATTAGAAGTCACACGGGtgagaagccctatgaatgtaagGAATGCAGGAAATCCTTCAGCCACAAGAAAAACTTCATTACACATCAGAAAATCCACACCAGAGAGAAACCGTATGGCTGTAacgagtgtgggaaagccttcattCAGATGTCAAATCTTGTCAGgcatcagagaattcatactggagaaaaaccttaCATATGTAAGGAATGTGGCAAAGCTTTTAGCCAGAAATCAAATCTCATTGCTCATGAAAAAATTCATTctggggagaaaccctatgaGTGTAATGagtgtggaaaagccttcagCCAGAAACAAAACTTTATTACCCACCAGAAAGTTCACACCGGAGAGAAACCTTACGATTGTAAcaaatgtggcaaagccttctcTCAGATTGCGTCCCTGACTCTCCACTTGAGAAGTCACACAGGAGAAAAACCTTATGAATGTGAcaagtgtgggaaagccttctctCAGTGCTCGTTACTCAATTTACATATGCGAAGTCACACAGGCGAGAAGCCGTACGTCTGtaatgaatgtgggaaagccttctctCAAAGAACTTCCCTGATCGTGCACATGAGAGGCCACACtggtgagaaaccctatgaatgtaataaatgtgggaaagccttctccCAGAGCTCATCCCTTACTATACACATCCGCGGGCACACAGGCGAGAAACCCTTCGACTGCAGCAAATGTGGAAAAGCCTTCTCTCAGATCTCATCTCTTACTCTTCATATGAGGAAGCACACAGGAGAAAAGCCCTATAACTGCATTGAGTGTGGCAAGGCTTTCAGCCAAAAGTCACACCTCGTTAGACACCAGAGAATCCACACTCACTAG